A genomic segment from Neisseria perflava encodes:
- the trmA gene encoding tRNA (uridine(54)-C5)-methyltransferase TrmA, whose product MTAYQQQLADKKQYLQQLFQGLDFPEIEVFESPEQHYRMRAEFRIWHEGGEMFYAMFERGQKASGASLIRCDQFPAASESINALMPKLIEAASNHPELKNRWYAVEFLSTLSGEMLVTMIYHKKLNEAWQQATQELAHNLGIHIIGRSRGQKIVLSQDFVTEALEVNGKTFCYRQIEGSFTQPNAQVCQKMLTWACNAAQNLGKDLLELYCGNGNFTLPLSQHFNQVLATEVSKTSVNAAQWNIEANQITNLKIARLSAEEFTEAYTQNREFRRLQEQGIDLKNYDFSTIFVDPPRAGVDDETLKLVARFDNVLYISCNPETLRANLDTLCQTHTIERAALFDQFPFTHHIESGVWLKKKK is encoded by the coding sequence ATGACTGCCTACCAGCAACAACTAGCCGATAAAAAGCAATATCTTCAGCAACTTTTCCAAGGACTGGATTTCCCTGAAATCGAAGTCTTTGAATCTCCGGAACAGCATTACAGAATGCGTGCCGAGTTCCGCATCTGGCATGAGGGCGGCGAAATGTTTTACGCCATGTTTGAGCGCGGGCAAAAGGCAAGCGGGGCAAGCCTGATTCGTTGCGACCAATTTCCTGCCGCATCCGAATCCATCAATGCCTTGATGCCGAAACTGATTGAAGCCGCATCCAATCATCCCGAGCTGAAAAACCGCTGGTACGCCGTCGAATTTTTGTCCACTTTAAGCGGCGAAATGCTGGTAACCATGATTTACCACAAGAAGCTGAACGAAGCATGGCAACAAGCCACGCAAGAGCTGGCGCACAATTTGGGCATCCACATCATCGGCCGCAGCCGCGGACAAAAAATCGTATTGAGCCAAGATTTTGTGACCGAAGCATTGGAAGTCAACGGCAAAACCTTCTGCTATCGTCAAATCGAGGGCAGCTTTACCCAACCCAATGCCCAAGTGTGCCAAAAAATGCTGACGTGGGCGTGTAATGCAGCACAAAACTTAGGCAAAGACCTGCTTGAGCTGTACTGCGGCAACGGCAATTTTACCCTGCCGCTTTCACAACATTTCAATCAGGTGCTGGCAACCGAAGTTTCCAAAACTTCCGTCAACGCCGCCCAATGGAATATTGAAGCCAACCAAATTACCAATCTTAAAATCGCCCGCCTGTCTGCGGAAGAGTTTACCGAGGCCTACACGCAAAACCGTGAATTCCGCCGCCTGCAAGAACAAGGCATCGACTTGAAAAACTATGACTTTTCAACTATTTTTGTCGATCCTCCACGCGCCGGTGTTGATGATGAGACGCTCAAATTGGTGGCCCGATTCGACAACGTCCTCTATATTTCCTGCAACCCTGAGACCCTGCGCGCCAATCTCGACACGCTCTGTCAAACCCATACCATTGAACGCGCCGCCCTGTTCGACCAATTCCCATTTACCCACCATATCGAAAGCGGCGTTTGGTTGAAGAAGAAAAAATAA